A stretch of DNA from Lotus japonicus ecotype B-129 chromosome 4, LjGifu_v1.2:
TAAGAGAATATTTTGTTATATGCAGGTCATGCTAGCTATCTTGATTGGTCTACTAACTTTCTTGACATGGCATTTCACAAAGATTTACACAACAAAGTCTCTTAATAGCTTGGCATATGACCTGCGTTATGAACTTCTGCAACGCCCCATCTTGAGGATGTGGAACATTTTGAATTCCACTGCTGAAATTACAGCCTCTCAGGTCAAGCTATCTGAGTATGTTATCAGAAGCCACAGCAACCTTGCCACTCAAGCAGAGCAAGTTGAGGTCAATGTTGATTTATTCATCATATTCTACATTGAATGGTCACTTAAGTCCTCAAAAAAATATAGGGTCTTTCTTCACTATCTAAAATAGGCAAAATAGTACCTGAAAGAGGAAACCAAATTTCAATGACTAAATTTATGGTTTTTTTCTTTCAGTGACTATTTTGCCTATTTCCATCTTTCATGGACTAAGTTGACTGACCCTATATCATTGAGGGACTATTCACTCTCATATTCTAGCAATGTTTGTACCATGTTTCATACCACTTAGAAATTTTCTTGTTTTTACTGTTCCAATTTTTTGCAGATGTATGGAGCTATGAAGGCTGTTACATGGGCATTGTTTTCTAGTAGAAAAGCTCTCGACTCAATAACTGTCAAGTATAGAAACGGGTTTGTCCAGGCATTCCATAGAAACCTGAAGGACAATCACACTTGTTACATTTATTCTGATCTTGCAAATTACTCCATGGCTTCTTGGAATGATAAAGACATTCATGGTAAAAACTCTTCGATTTGGTATCGCGAACCGCTGGATCCTGTTACAGGTGAGAAGATTGGGAAAGCAATGAAAATTGCCCCAGAAGACTCAATCAACATTGCTGGCCTCTCCCAAGTACCTGATGGTGTAGCTTCGTGGCACGTTGCAGTGAGCAAGTTCACAGATTCACCATTGCTCTCTGCAGCATTGCCAGTTTGGGACTCTTCTAATAAGAGCATTGTCGCGGTCGTGGGTGTCACCACTGCACTTTACAGTGTGGGGCAGCTGATGAAAGAGCTAGTTGATTTGCATGGTGGTCACATGTATTTGACCTCCCAAGAGGGTTATTTGCTTGCAACTTCCACACATGACCCTCTGTTGACAAATTCAACTAAGCTTAAGATGGCTGTTGGAAGTGAAAATGAAGCGATAAGACATGGAGCACAGTGGCTGCAGAAAACCTATGGCAATCATTTCCCTCCAAGTCATGAGGTTCATGTAGAGAATGTAAAACTAGGCCACCAACAATATTACATTGACTCCTTCTTCCTAAACTTGAAGAGGCTTCCTCTGGTACATTTAAAGACCCTGCACCTGTTCCTTACATTTTATCTTGTgtgtaacatcgattttaaatttttacaaTCATCTATATACGATATTCTGCTAAACAGAAATTCTCGGAAAATTTCCTGCCACTATTTTACTTCAATTTTGATTAAACAAGTAGCCTATTATAGTTTATGGTATACACTTTGATTGTTTAGAAGTTACTGGCTTAATATTTGTGCAGGTGGGTGTAATAATCATTCCAAGAAAGCATATCATGGGGGAGGCGGATGAAAGAGCCTTCAAAACATTGGTTATTCTGATATCTGCATCAGTGTGTATTATTGTCATTGGATGTGTTTGTATTTTGATATTGACAAATGGAGTATCAAAGGAAATGAAACTAAGAGCAGAACTGATCAGTCACTTGGAAGCAAGAAGGAAGGCAGAGGCATCTAGCAACTATAAAAGCCAGTTTCTTGCAAATATGAGGTTGGTTTTTAAAATTCAGTGTGAATCTAAGAAACACTAATTTAGCTTCCACCATATAAAAAAAGTGCCTACTTTTTCCACTCTTAGGTATCTAtcttatttaatccatcatacATGTCTCATAATCATATCATATGCTTTATACAATTTATGATTCAAATTTATAATTTAGAGAACAAGGTAAAATAAGTCCTTCAATTGCTCAGGGGTCGGAAAGAGCCTGTGATAGTTAAGTATACATCTTTTATGTATTTCTAGACCTCATTGTTTTTTGAAATGATGCTTATTGATCTCTATAATCAAGATAATGTAATAGTCATGTACACAAGTTACTCTAAACTCATATTATAAGTTCATCTCCCCCAAGGAGAATTAGTAACATGCTGTTGACCTGAATTTCCTCGAAAACATGTTCACAAATGTCCTACAATATTGGTTTCCTTGAATGCATTACAGTCATGAACTGAGGACGCCTATGGCAGCGGTGATCGGGTTACTTGACATTCTCATATCTGATGATCATCTCACAAATGAACAATGTGCAACAGTTACCCAGATAAGGAAATGCTCAACTGCCCTCCTCCGTCTACTTAATAACATCTTGGATCTGAGCAAGGTGAGATATAAGCTTAGCCTTTTGTTCAAGAAACTTCGTTCTCATGCTTAGAGCAATTACTGAAATGAATACAAAATTACCAATGTGAAGTTCATTTACCATTGCATCAAAACAACACTCATTCCCAAAAGACATCTGATAATTTTTAGATTACAGGTGGAATCGGGAAAACTAGTCCTAGAGAATGCAGAATTTGACTTGGGACGGGAACTTGAAGGGCTTGTAGATATGTTTTCTGTTCAATGTATTAATCACAGTGTAGAGATAATTTTAGATCTGTCTGGTATGAATCTTATTTTGGTTGCATGAGATTGATGAAGTTCATTTCAGTTTAAAGTATGTGAATAGAAATTTCTCAACAAGCTTTTGTTGCATGATGGTAATTTTCTGCAGATGATATGCCAAAGCTAGTCCGAGGTGATTCTGCTAGGGTAGTTCAAATTTTTGCAAATTTGATCAACAACTCAATTAAGTTTACTCTATGTAAGCCAATATTCACTAACATGTTTCTTGACAATGTCAATGATTTCAAATGGTTCAAATGCTTTGGATCAACCGAGCACTGAAACTCTGAATGAATACTAACCTTAACTCTTTGAAATGGTTTACAGCGGGTCACATTATTCTGCGAGGATGGTGTGAAAACCCCAATTCTTGTAGTGACAATCCAAAATCAGGGTATTTACAGAAGACAAGAACTAAGCAACATGAAAACCATGTAAAGAAGATTTCAAATAGTGATAACAAAATGATACTTTGGTTTGAGGTTGATGACACTGGCTGTGGTATGAACCAAATTCTTTTTCTGGAATAACTGCATTCAAAACAGTCCCTTTTATGGCAAAAGAAAACCAGTATTAACTTTTAAGGCTAAATCACAATGATTTGCTTTTCATGCTTTTCTCAGTTCATGACTAATTTATATTCATTCATAGGTATTGACCCGTGTAAATGGGATTCTGTGTTTGAAAGCTTTGAGCAAGCAGATCCATCAACAACTAGACTGTAAGTGATTTAAACTTGTAACAAAGACAGAATACAATTCTGCaagaaattattttttagaTAACAATTATTATTGAGATTGTCAATGAACTTCGAAATTAATATGAGCCTATATCCAACAATTTAAAGAGAATTTTGAATGTTATGAGCTGAATATTTAAGGAGTTCTGGAACCTTTTCTCATTTCAGGCATGGAGGCACTGGTCTTGGTCTTTGCATTGTCAGATCCTTGGTGAGTAAAGCCCTTAATGTGTAAAATGTTATTCAAGTCCAGGACCATAACTATTCATGATGCTTGTGCTTGTTGAAAGACAAAATGTGTCCCCTTGTGCAAGCTCAAACATGCAATCACTGTAGGAATCAATTTGATTTGGATCTACACTTAGGTAAATTGCATACCTTTTGTAAACACAACGAAAACGGTCACAACTTCAAGAATCTACCTGCAATGAGATGTCATACACAAAGGTTCTATACTTCTATTCATTAATTGAGTCTCCAACCCAGAAATTTCTTACAATCATATCATCTAAATAGGTGAAACTTATCGGTTTCATGATTTAGACTCTAAGGTGATCAAGAAAAATCATGACCTTATATTAGCAGAGTAGTCTTTTCATCTCAAAGTCTACAAACTCACTTGTATTTGTCCTTTCCCTTCTAAATTAACCCGAGTCTGCACTCTGCAGGGTTGCACATAATATCATTCCATATCTTCAATGGCAGGTTAATAAGATGGGTGGAGAAATCAAGGTTGTCAAAAAGGAAGGCCCAGGAACACTTATGCGATTATACCTATGTCTTAGTGCCCCGGTAGATGCCACAGAACAACATTGTCAAGCAGATTTCAGTAACAATGGCTTAGTGGTGAGTATAATCACCTTGGCACTGAGTGACTGCAAAGATAATAAGCAGGCCTGAAATTGTAAGAAGTGTCAAATGCAGGTTCTGCTAGCACTACATGGCGATAGGGGTCGATTAACAACATCTAAATGGTTACAGCAAAACGGGGTGATCACTCTGGAGGCGTCTGAATGGAATGGATTAACACAAATTCTAAGGGAACTCTTTCACGCAAGAAGTCCAGCCTATAATAATGGCTTCGATGCACATTATCCACTACTTGAGCGCTTGAAGTCTAAATTTTTGAGCATACAGGAATTGACAAACCCAGCATATGTCATTGCTGTTGACATTGAACTACTTGACTTAAGCACAGATATATGGAAAGAACAGCTTAACTTCCTTCACAAGTACCGTGGGAGAGCAAAATTTGTTTGGGTACTAAACCatgacaacaacaacaccatAAAAATGGAGCTTCGCAAGAAAGGACACATACTCACAGTCAATAAACCCCTTTACAAAACAAAGATGATTCATGTTTTGGAAGCTGTCATAAAGGAGAAAAATGTTGAGTtgcaaaggaaaaataaaggggGTGATTTGCATGAGAGTCTTGAGATTGATTATACTCATTGTGATCTTGCAAGCTCGGATGGTTCTGACATATCTGAAATGGGTGGGTCTAATTTTGTTTGTGCCAGTGGAGATAAACAAAGAGAAGAGGTAGTTAGATCCTATTCTTCATCACAATACCAGATAAATAACTGCTTAGTAGGATTAGCACATGAACATATGGAACATAATACTCCAAGGAAAGAAGGGTCATATCAGAGCAACCCCAACTCCAAGGATGTGACTAAACTAGGAACCTTTTCAACAGGTGAAGATTCTGAATGTGGCGAGATGCGTAGGGCCAATAGCTCAAGTAGAGCAGTAAATGGGAAGAAATCTCTTGAAGGTGTGAGGATATTGCTAGCAGAAGATACACCGGTGATTCAAAGAGTTGCAACCATAATGCTTGAAAAAATGGGAGCCACTGTTGTTGCTGTAGGTGATGGACAACAGGCAGTGGATGCTCTGAATGGCATGCTTGGTGTTGAAGATGGTAGAAGGGAGTCTCTCCTAAAGGAAAGAAACATAAGATCATCTCAAACTGAGATCCTAAATTGTCCCCCATATGACTTGGTCCTAATGGATTGTCAGGTATATGCATAGTTTcatgatttaattttttcatcTAACACAAGTATCCTCCATGGGAGATAATCCTGTTTGAGCCCTGGACCTCCACATTCTCATAGGGCTAGCACTCCTAGCGGATTTTTTTCCATACATAGGACTTGAACCTGAGACCTTGCTTAAGGAAATCAAGCatataaaagaaaaactaattttctatcataaaattaaattcatcAAAAACAGTTCCAAAGATTATAGTCCAATATGTTAAATAGTTATTTTCTACAAGAAGTAAATGTCATGCTGTATTTTAGCTCCAATGTTCTGATTCCTTCTTTTTTGTGAAATAAAACAGATGCCAAAGATGGATGGCTATGAGGCAACAAAAGAAATCAGAAAATCAGAAGTGGGAACTGGATTGCACATTCCAATTGTTGCTCTTACAGCTCATGCAATGTCATGTGATGAAGCCAAATGTTTGGGGGTGGGTATGGATGCTTATTTGACAAAGCCAATTGACTTCAAATTGATGGAGTCCACTATTCTTTCAGTGACGAGAAGGACCTGACTTCTGACTATATGATGAAGCTTAAAAAAGGGTGGCAGAAATTTTTCAAAAGTTTACTAAACATTTGTTAGAGGAAATTGAAAATCATGATTCAGAATCACAtgatatgaagaatatgaatcATTCATAGTAGGATGACATTTTTATGAATTTAGGACActaaaaaatgagagaaaataaaGGCGACATCCTTCACATTAGTTAGTTAGATTGTCTTCAAATTAGAGGATGAGATCTTCCTCAAATTCttttggcttaattccactttgggcccctgatctttcacaaatgagcgatcggggccccccgtgtttaaacgtagcggtcaggcaccccaacgtttcaaaaacgtgcgatcGGGGCCCTTCTGTTATGTTCCGTTAGTTTGACTAACGGAACTagtgacgtggattttctttttcattttaatattatttttttacccaaaaattccccccccccccagattctctctcaatctcgacatctctccctttctcactttcttctccattcttctccatttttctcacttcatcttcttcttcatggtcGCCGCCACTGCTCTTCGGCCAAGCCACCACCGCCGCGAGCTTCCTCACGCGAGCTCGCCGCTGGCCACACCACCATCACTgggcctccttcttcttcttcttcttcttcttcttcttcttcttccatgagaGCCACCGCCCACCATCACTgcgcctccttcttcttcttcttccatgagagccaccgccggtcacaccatcacctcctcatcATCCTCGCGCGAACCTAAAGGGCAGCCACCATGGCCACCACGTGGAAGCCATCACCACCATGAAAACCTAGGACCGTCGCCTTCAAAGTCCGATCTACGGCGAACCGCTCACGATCTCGACAAACCAACACCACCGCTGTGCTCCTCTCCtcgtccgcaacaaaacccacaaagaaAATTCCGACGACCTCCGCCGTGAACCGCCGTGCGCCGCCGCCGGAGGCGATTTCCGGCGACTCaccctcttctcctcttctctttctcttgctaAATTAGGGTGAAATTAGGGTAAAAAATTGGGGGGAAGCGTGTTTCTGAATTAGGGGGGATTTTTGGGTGAAAAATTTAatcttaaaatgaaaaagaaaatccacatcACTGCTTCgtttggtcaaactaacggAACATAACAGAAGGGCCCCgatcgcacgtttttgaaacgttggggtgcctgaccgctacgtttaaacacgggggaccccgatcgctcatttgtgaaagatcgggggcccaaagtggaattaagtcAATTCTTTTTCAAGTTAGATGGAATTTCAGATGTTAACATGTACAAATCAATATATGTCCaaagatatatatttttatattgaaaGTGGAGAAGATACATACACTTCCACAGAGTTACAATAGTTCAATTCATCTCATTTAATTAAGAGTTATAGTTCAAAACATACCATTTCTAAGATTCGTCCAACTACAAGATAACTATAGGAAATCAAATGGTCTCGTAAAAATTAAGTGTCCGGCCCGATGCCGACACTAATTAATGTTGGTTTCCGTCGCCTTATCCAACATAAAGTGTTAAAATAAGGATTTAATTACTTTAGAGTAGCGTTAGCTAAGTCCATGTTACGCTAATTAGCGTCGGCTAAAAAGAAGGCTCAGACTATGTGGCTCAAAGTTAGCATTGGCTGGATCAACGCTAATTTTAAgatccaaacaaaaaaaaattaacaaatttttctttttcgcATCATTTTCACCTGTTTCCCTCCCCCTTTCGAAAAAGGAAAAGCTCTTTCGTTCCCCTCCCCAAAACTTAACAAGCCACTTCAagagagagaggggggggggggatcggGAAATAGAGAGATCGGTAAGGATGAGTCGATGTTGGGACCCTTAGACTAACCCTGATCAACTTTGCCCCAACCTGCACTACGACTTCCTTCCACTTCGTGCTCCTTTGTGTGAGAGAAAAAGTCTTTCCCCCTCGTCTCCTTTGTGTCGTGCTCTTTCACGCTCTGATTTCGTCGTCGTTAACCTTGTATTTTTTGCAGAATGGTGGTAGTTTCAGTTTTTGATTGAAATCTCATTTTCCATATTTCTCTATCGACATCTCCTTCTTTATGTGTTAATTTGTTAAATTCACATTTTTGTGGGTCCGTCCCCTTTCGCTGTTAATTTCGTGTAATCCATATTTTTGTCTGTTAATTTAGAGGGTACACAAATTAACCATGGACCCTGATCGTAAGGGATGTGAAAAATGGTCTTTCAACATTTGCATTGAAGTTCAAGGATGGGTTCAGAGTGGATGAATTTTGTTAGAGTGGCATAGCAGAACGCTAGAGCTTCATAGTCTTACAGCTCATGAGGGGGTTGGAAGTTTATCATCCACACATTGGGTTAAGAGACAAAGAGCATATAGTGGCCCACACTTTCGAGATGAGT
This window harbors:
- the LOC130710912 gene encoding histidine kinase 1-like, with protein sequence MATKCIHLFDKLWSFATCKKTRLPTGRRSNLHRDVEKEEFQYASAQCLSSYYSVFVVRLAIMVMLAILIGLLTFLTWHFTKIYTTKSLNSLAYDLRYELLQRPILRMWNILNSTAEITASQVKLSEYVIRSHSNLATQAEQVEMYGAMKAVTWALFSSRKALDSITVKYRNGFVQAFHRNLKDNHTCYIYSDLANYSMASWNDKDIHGKNSSIWYREPLDPVTGEKIGKAMKIAPEDSINIAGLSQVPDGVASWHVAVSKFTDSPLLSAALPVWDSSNKSIVAVVGVTTALYSVGQLMKELVDLHGGHMYLTSQEGYLLATSTHDPLLTNSTKLKMAVGSENEAIRHGAQWLQKTYGNHFPPSHEVHVENVKLGHQQYYIDSFFLNLKRLPLVGVIIIPRKHIMGEADERAFKTLVILISASVCIIVIGCVCILILTNGVSKEMKLRAELISHLEARRKAEASSNYKSQFLANMSHELRTPMAAVIGLLDILISDDHLTNEQCATVTQIRKCSTALLRLLNNILDLSKVESGKLVLENAEFDLGRELEGLVDMFSVQCINHSVEIILDLSDDMPKLVRGDSARVVQIFANLINNSIKFTLSGHIILRGWCENPNSCSDNPKSGYLQKTRTKQHENHVKKISNSDNKMILWFEVDDTGCGIDPCKWDSVFESFEQADPSTTRLHGGTGLGLCIVRSLVNKMGGEIKVVKKEGPGTLMRLYLCLSAPVDATEQHCQADFSNNGLVVLLALHGDRGRLTTSKWLQQNGVITLEASEWNGLTQILRELFHARSPAYNNGFDAHYPLLERLKSKFLSIQELTNPAYVIAVDIELLDLSTDIWKEQLNFLHKYRGRAKFVWVLNHDNNNTIKMELRKKGHILTVNKPLYKTKMIHVLEAVIKEKNVELQRKNKGGDLHESLEIDYTHCDLASSDGSDISEMGGSNFVCASGDKQREEVVRSYSSSQYQINNCLVGLAHEHMEHNTPRKEGSYQSNPNSKDVTKLGTFSTGEDSECGEMRRANSSSRAVNGKKSLEGVRILLAEDTPVIQRVATIMLEKMGATVVAVGDGQQAVDALNGMLGVEDGRRESLLKERNIRSSQTEILNCPPYDLVLMDCQMPKMDGYEATKEIRKSEVGTGLHIPIVALTAHAMSCDEAKCLGVGMDAYLTKPIDFKLMESTILSVTRRT